A genomic window from Salvia splendens isolate huo1 chromosome 11, SspV2, whole genome shotgun sequence includes:
- the LOC121756371 gene encoding protein TIC 20-v, chloroplastic-like translates to MSFNTCIFLSSQTPFSAHNRTRTNYRVRSRGRARTNCRVRSRGRTRTNCRTRSRGRTRTNCRVRSRGRTRTFFYFFNLNTSNTLSSSFRKLTLTSPPSPLLHTHTLPSRIPKPSKFAAQSKGNDSADAPDRLISAMVYFYPFFDGVQYGKYILTQFTPFQALIQPLVPAIRVFKSFPFNGFLVFLTLYFVVVRNQNFSRYVRFNTMQAIVLDVLLIFPDLLERTFNPRDGVGLDVLMSLDSTVFLFLLVSLIYGSSACLLGNLPRLPIVAEAADRQVL, encoded by the coding sequence ATGAGCTTCAATACGTGCATCTTTCTTTCCAGCcaaactcccttctcggctcataaCCGAACTCGGACGAACTACAGAGTGCGGAGCCGAGGACGAGCTCGGACGAACTGCAGAGTGCGGAGCCGAGGACGAACTCGGACGAACTGCCGAACTCGGAGCCGAGGACGAACTCGGACGAACTGCAGAGTGCGGAGCCGAGGACGAACTCGGACGTTCTTTTATTTCTTCAATCTCAACACTTCTAACACTCTTTCCTCTTCATTTCGGAAACTCACGCTCACGAGTCCTCCATCGCCTCTCCTCCACACCCATACCCTGCCCTCGCGAAtccccaaaccgtccaaattcGCCGCCCAATCCAAGGGCAACGACTCCGCCGACGCGCCGGACCGCCTCATCTCCGCCATGGTCTACTTCTACCCCTTCTTCGACGGCGTCCAGTACGGCAAATACATCCTCACGCAGTTCACCCCCTTCCAGGCCCTGATCCAGCCGCTCGTCCCCGCGATTCGAGTCTTCAAGAGCTTCCCCTTCAACGGATTCCTCGTCTTCCTCACGCTCTATTTCGTCGTCGTGAGGAATCAGAACTTCAGCAGGTACGTCAGGTTCAACACTATGCAGGCTATTGTTCTCGATGTGCTGCTGATTTTCCCTGACTTGCTGGAGCGGACGTTCAATCCGAGGGACGGCGTTGGATTGGATGTGTTGATGAGTTTGGATAGCACCGTGTTTTTGTTCCTGTTGGTTTCGTTGATCTACGGCTCCTCTGCTTGCTTGCTCGGAAACCTTCCTAGATTGCCGATCGTTGCTGAGGCTGCCGATAGGCAGGTATTGTGA
- the LOC121756369 gene encoding transcription termination factor MTEF1, chloroplastic-like yields MLPAATSCRTSMCISPNPEQQNLLLRSAKPKTTLQKHPLYETTHSNISFQFKEKILCLEIMGVDSGRALAVNPALHTASLHAIHDIVTFLQSKGIHLKDLGRIFGMCPTVLTSDIKSGLAPVFHFLSHDLRVSDLNFRRVINKCPRLLISSVRDQLKPALLYLQRLGFTDLHALAYQDPILLVSSVENTLIPKLNYFVSLGFSKSDAVKMVLRCPALFTFSIENNFKPKLEYFTGEMKGELGELKEFPQYFAFSLENRIKPRHMEVVRSGVKVGLPLMLKATDEEFRELLMRK; encoded by the coding sequence ATGTTACCAGCGGCGACATCATGCCGGACCTCCATGTGCATCTCCCCCAATCCGGAGCAACAAAACCTCCTGCTACGAAGCGCCAAACCCAAAACCACCCTCCAAAAACACCCCCTCTACGAGACCACCCACTCCAACATCTCCTTCCAATTCAAGGAGAAAATCCTCTGCCTCGAGATCATGGGCGTCGACTCCGGCCGCGCCCTCGCCGTCAACCCCGCCCTCCACACCGCCTCCCTCCACGCCATCCACGACATCGTCACCTTCCTCCAGTCCAAGGGCATCCACCTCAAGGACCTCGGCAGAATCTTCGGCATGTGCCCCACCGTCCTCACCTCCGACATCAAATCCGGTCTCGCTCCCGTCTTCCATTTCCTCTCCCACGACCTCCGCGTCTCCGATCTCAATTTCAGGagagtcatcaataaatgccccaGGCTCCTCATCTCCAGCGTCAGGGATCAATTGAAGCCGGCTCTGCTTTACCTCCAGCGGTTAGGGTTCACGGATCTGCACGCGCTGGCTTATCAGGACCCGATCCTGCTGGTGTCGAGCGTGGAGAACACGCTGATCCCCAAGCTGAATTACTTCGTGAGCTTGGGATTCTCGAAGAGCGACGCGGTGAAGATGGTTCTGAGATGTCCGGCGCTGTTTACCTTCAGCATTGAGAACAATTTCAAGCCGAAATTGGAGTATTTTACCGGGGAGATGAAGGGGGAATTGGGGGAATTGAAGGAGTTTCCGCAGTATTTTGCGTTTAGTTTGGAGAATAGGATCAAGCCGCGACATATGGAGGTTGTACGTAGTGGAGTGAAGGTTGGACTGCCGCTGATGCTCAAAGCCACTGATGAAGAATTCAGGGAACTGTTGATGAGGAAATGA